CCTGTGCCAGGAGACGACGCCGTGACCCTTTCGGGGCGCCGGCGCGCAAACCCCGCGGGGCCCGTCTTCCAAGCCTTCCCCCTCGCCCCCGCAAACGAGATGGTGTTTGTACTACCGCGCAACACCCGGCTCACAACGCCTCACCCTGCGACAGCTTCGTGCGATGGGGCACAACTCCGGGGGGCGCCTTCGGCACGCCGAAGGCGCGCGGGCCGTGGTGGAGGCCACGGCCTTCAGGCGATGGCCGTTCCCCTGGCGGGGCGATGAAGGCCGCCGGGAAGCGGGGCGGGCGCGAAGAACCGCACGTTCCCGCGGCGAGAGAGGATGTGGGGAGAGGCCTCCCGGGGCGGACGGATGTGCCGGCCCGGGAGGTTCGGGATCAGTGTTCCGCGTCTCGAAGGACCAGGGAGACCACGGTGCGGTCGTCGCCTCCCATGTTGGCGGTGAGGCCGACCCGGGGTATGCGGGGAAGCTGGTACGCGCCGCACAGGCCCTTCATCTGTCGAAAGATCTCGGCGGCTTGCTTGACGCCGGTGGCCCCCACCGGATGCCCGAACCCGATCAGGCCGCCCCCCGTGTTCACCGGGATGTCGCCCCCCAGGCCGGTGCGGCCCGACAGGATCAGCTCCATTCCCTTGCCCGGCGCGGCCCAGCCGATGGCCTCGTACATGAGCAGTTCGGCGATGGTGAAGCAGTCGTGGACCTCGGCCACCTGCACGTCGCCGGGGCCGATGCCCGCATCCCCAAGGGCCTCGCCGACGGCGGCCGCCACCGTCTCCAGGCACAGGAGGTTCGTCACCTTGCCGAGGGGGTTGGTCGCAAAACCGTAGGAGCGGACCTCGGCGCACTGGTTCCGGCGCCTGCCCAGCTTGGCCAGCCCCGCCTCGCTCGCGAGCACGACCGCGGCCGCTCCGTCGGTTACCTGGGAGCAGTCGCTCACCTTCAGGTGGTCCCGGACCTGGGGATTCTGGAGGAAGTTGGGGTTCGCGTCGCTGGCCGTAGCCGCCCGGTCGAGGGACATGGTGACCGCGTGCATGTGGGCCAGGGGGTTCTTGTTGGCGTTGGCGAAGGCCTTTACGGCAAAGTGGGCCAGGTCTCGATCGGCAATCCCGTAGGCCTCTTTGTACGCCTTGGCCCGCCGCGCCAGGATGGCGGGAAAGGTGAACTCGTCGAAGGAGCGCTCGGTCGCGTAGTGGGAGGCGCGGGCCAGGAAGTCCGCTCCCTCGCGGGCGCGCACCGTCGTCTGGACCTCGGCGCCCGCCACCAGGACCACGTCGACCCCGGCCTGGATGGCGTCCAGCCCGGCCACGAGCGCGGTTCCGCCCGATGCGCACGCCGCCTCGAGGCGGGCGAACCCCTTGCCCTCCAGCCGGGCGTCCGCGCGGGAGGCCATGGCTCCGAGATGCCCCTGGCTGGAGAAGAGCTCTCCAGCGAAGTTCCCCACGTATCCCCGGTCCACCACCGTCGGATCGGGCATGTACTGCGCGATCAGCTGGCGAATCGCGCCCGTCAGGTGATCCTCGAGGCTCGGGTTCTCCCGACGTCCGAAGTCGGGATGGCCCTTCATCACGAAGGCTGGATTGCCCTTCCCGAGGAACGGCGTGATCGCGGCGCCAGCCAGGTACACGGGCCGTGCAAGTTTCATCTGCGTCTCCTCTGGGTTGTGCGGGGTCTTGCCTTGCGCTCCGCCGGCGCGGTCCGCCCGCCGGCGGTTGCTCCAGGCCGGACCGCACGCCGATGGGACACTATCTCCCGGTATAGACCGGCGGCCGCTTCTCGCTGAACGCCCGGATGCCTTCCCGCGCGTCCTCGGTGTGCGCAAACAACCGGGTGATGCCGTCGAGCTCCCGGGCCTGGCCCGTAAGGCAGGGCTCGTCGGCGGGGGCGCGCAGGCAGGCCTTGATCTCGGCAATCGCCCGCGTCGCCCCCTGCGCGAGCTCCTCCGCGAGCCCGACGCTCTCGGCGAGGAGGACTTCGGGCGGGAACACCCGGTCGACGAGTCCGATGGCGAGGGCCTGCGGTCCCGTCAGGGTACTGCCCCGCAACAGGAGCTCGGTGGCCCTGGCGCGCCCGATGAGCCGGGGAAGCCGCTGTGTTCCTCCTGCGCCGGGCAGCAGCCCCAACTTCACTTCCGGCAGGCCGATGAGGGCTCCGGCGTCGGCCATGTAGCGAAAGTCGCAACAGAGCGTGAACTCGCAGCCGCCCCCCAGCGCGTGGCCGCTTACGACCGCGATGGTCGGCAGGGGCAGGCGCTCGATCCGGCCGAAGACCCCCTGAGCGTCGGCGATGTACCGGCGAAATGCGGCCTCGTCCAGGCTCAGCAGGTACTTGAGGTCCGCCCCTGCCATGAGGACCTTGCGGACTTCGCTCCGAAACACCACTGCACGGCACTGCGGATCGTCGCCCACCTCGGCAACGGCCCGGTCCAACTGCGCCATGAGCTCGGGGCTCATGGCGTTGGCCGGAGGGGAGTTCAGGAAGATGTGGGCGACCCCGTTGTGTCGTTCCCACCTCACCGCGTCGGGCATCGGCTTCCTCCTCGATCAGGATCCCTACTTTTCCCGCATCCGGATCGCGCCGTCGAGGCGGATGGTGGTGCCGTTGAGCATGGGGATCTCGACGATGGCCTCGACGAGGCGCGCAAACTCCGCGGGCCGGCCGAGCCGCCGCGGGAAGGGCGTCATCTGGGCGAGGGCCTCCCGCGCGGGGGCAGGCAGCGCGCCGAACATGGGCGTCTCGAACAGGCCCGGCGCGATGGTCACGACGCGAATCCCTGCGTCCGCGAACTCCCGCGCCACCGGCAAGGTCAGGCCTACGATCCCGGCTTTGGACGAGCTGTAGGATACCTGCCCAATCTGCCCCTCGTACGCCGCCACGGACGCGGTGTTGACGATCACGCCCCGCTCTCCCTCCTCGTTGGGATCGTTGCCCAGCATCTTCTGGGAGGCCAGGCGAATCACGTTGAACGTGCCCACGAGGTTGACCCGAAGGACCTGCTCGTACTGGGCGAGCGCCATGGGGCCGGATTTGCCCACGACCTTGCCCGGAGTGACGATCCCGGCGCAGTTCACGACGGCGTTGACGCGTCCGAAGGCGGCCAGGACCCGGTCGAGGGCGGCCGCCACGCTGTCCTCCGAGCTCACGTCGGTTTTCGCGAAGACGGCCGAGGCACCCAGTTCCGAGGCCAGAGACTTCCCCCGCTCCTCCTGCAAGTCGAGGATCGCGGCTCGGCCCCCCTTGGCGACGAATTTCCTGACGGTCGCTTCTCCGAGCCCGGAGGCTCCGCCGGTCACCAGGGCTACACAATCGGACATCTTCATGGGGTCTCTCCTCGTGGGGATGGTTTCGCCTTGCCGGATCGGCTGGCGCGCTCGTTTCGGATCTCCGCGGCCTTCTCCCGTGCGGGTGACGGGGGCAGGCGCACGGCTCTGGGACGGGTCTCCGCGGCCGCGGCCCTTCGCGCCGGCCGGCGCTGGACCGCGGCGCTGGCCGCGTCGGTCCCAGGCTCGGCGAGACGGCTTGCCAGAACGGCGGCCCCCAGGGCCCCCACCATCTGGGGCCTGTCCAGGACCCGGAGCGAGGTGCCCATGTGGCTCTCCAGTTGCCGCAGGAGTCCCACGTCCAGGGCGCCGCCACCGCTCACGGCGCATTCCGGCTTGGCGCCGTGGGTGCGTACGAGGCTGCCGATCTTCTCGGCCAACGCGCGGTGCACGCCGGCCAGGATGTCTTCCCGGGCCACTCCCTCGCTCACCCGCGTGATCGCCTCCGACTCGCCGAAGACGGCGCAGCCGGTCGTGAAGGTCACGGGCCGGGTGGACTGGAGGGAGAGCGCGCCGACGTCTTCGAGCCGGACCCGGAGTACGTTGGCGATGACCTGGAGAAAGCGGCCGCTGCCCGTGGCGCACTTCTCGTTGGAGGAGAAGTGGGCCACTCGGCCGACCTCGTCGAGCCAGACCACCCGGGTGGCCTGGGAGCCGATGTCGATCACGGTGCGCACCGACGGCGCCGCGGCGGCGGTGCCCCGGGCCGTGCAGATCACGTCCCCGACCACCGAGTCGGCGAAATCGATCTGCGGAGCGCCGATTCCGGTGGCCACCACCGCCCGGACGGACCGGAGCGTCAATTGGTTGGCTGCCAGGAGGCGTTCCACGGCCTCCTGGGCGGTCCTGGTGTAGTGGGTTCCGGAGGGGACCGCGAGCCAGCCCACGGGGCCGTCCGGGCCCAGCAGGACGACCTTGCAGGAATACGCTCCCAGGTCGACGCCCAGGTCCCAGCCCATGGTTCCTCCTGCTAATCGTAGAAGCGCGCCTCGGCCAGCGTGCGGGCTCTGGGCCGACGGTCCTCCCGGGCAATCGCGGCGTGTTTGCGCTGCGCGAGGAGGGCTGCGCCCAGGGCCCCCGTGATGAAGCTGTCCTCGGGCACACGCACGGGCCGCCCGAGCTGGCGCTCTACGGCCCGCACGTAGCCGATGTTCTTCGCCACTCCGCCGGTGAGCACGACCTCGCCGTCGATGCCCAGGGAGCGCGCCATTCGGGCAGTGCGGCCGGCCATGGCTTCGTGGACTCCGGCCACCACGTTCTCGATCGACTCGCCTGAGGACAGGCGGGCGACGATCTCCTGTTGGGCGAAGATCGTGCAGATGCTCGCGATGCCCGCGGGGGCCGTCGCCTCGAGGGACAGGGGCCCGAGCTCCCCCAGCCCCAGCCCCAGCGTGTCGGCGAGGACCTCGAGGAACCGGCCGGTACCCGCGGCGCACTTGTCGTTCATCACGAAGTTGACGAGCTTTCCCTCGTGGATGCGCAGAGCCTTGGCGTCCTGGCCGCCCACGTCGATCGCCGAGCTCACCGACGGGAAGAAGTAGGCCACCCCCGTGGCGTGGCAGGTGAGCTCGGTGATGTGCTTGTCCGCGAAGGGCACGTTCACCCGCCCGTAACCGGTGGCCACGAGGTACGCCACGTCGTCGATGGAGATCCCGGCTGCGTCGAGCAGCTGCTCCACGACCCGGTTGGCGAGCTTGCGGTGCTCCGGGCCGGTCTCCTGGACGACCTTGCCGGCGATCGCGGCGCCCTCGTCAATGAGGATCGCCTTCGTCCAGGTCGAGCCGATGTCGATGCCGGCGAAGTACACGCAGGACCCCCGATCAGTCGAGGGTCTCGACAAAGGCCTCGATCCGGGTCCGCAGCGGAGCGAGGGCTCCGGCCGAGTAGTTGTGCTCCACGTAGGTGAAGGGAGTTCCCAGGTGGCGCAGGTAGTCCATCACGTCCACGAGCTCGTAGCCGTGGGGGTCGCAGAAGCGCACGGAGAGGAGGATTACCCCGTCCACCTTCCAGCTGTCGATGAAGCGCCCCAGGTGGTCGTAGCGGGCCCCGAGGTCCGCGATGTGGTCCTTCTTTAGCGGGTTCTGCCCCTTGTCCACGAACGTCCGGGCCGTCTGCACTCCCACCAGGTACTTGTTCGCCAGGGCGGAAAGGAGGTCGCCGTTCACCTCCACGTCTGTCTGATAGGGGCGCGTTCCCTCGTCCAGGTCGTCGATGACCACGTTGGTGCCGCCGGCCTCGATCACGTCGAGGTACGCGCCGTCGTCGATGACGCTGCCCCAGACCAGCGTACGGGGCCTTGTCTGCGGGCGCCCTTCGCGGCGGTCCCTCGCCTCGGCAATCACTTCCCGCAAGAGCTCCACGCTCTCTGCCACCGGCAGGCTCTGGACGGCGAGAATGACATCCAGAGTGTCCCGACCGGAGAGGGCGGGAGGATCGGCTCGGTTGAGGTCGTAAAGCTCCCTCACGAGCGCTCTCTGCCGGTTGTAGGCGTGGATGGCCTCCCGGAGTTTCTGCTCGGAGAACGGCTGGCCGCTGTAGCGGCTCATCTGG
This is a stretch of genomic DNA from Thermodesulfobacteriota bacterium. It encodes these proteins:
- a CDS encoding enoyl-CoA hydratase/isomerase family protein, which codes for MPDAVRWERHNGVAHIFLNSPPANAMSPELMAQLDRAVAEVGDDPQCRAVVFRSEVRKVLMAGADLKYLLSLDEAAFRRYIADAQGVFGRIERLPLPTIAVVSGHALGGGCEFTLCCDFRYMADAGALIGLPEVKLGLLPGAGGTQRLPRLIGRARATELLLRGSTLTGPQALAIGLVDRVFPPEVLLAESVGLAEELAQGATRAIAEIKACLRAPADEPCLTGQARELDGITRLFAHTEDAREGIRAFSEKRPPVYTGR
- a CDS encoding SDR family NAD(P)-dependent oxidoreductase is translated as MKMSDCVALVTGGASGLGEATVRKFVAKGGRAAILDLQEERGKSLASELGASAVFAKTDVSSEDSVAAALDRVLAAFGRVNAVVNCAGIVTPGKVVGKSGPMALAQYEQVLRVNLVGTFNVIRLASQKMLGNDPNEEGERGVIVNTASVAAYEGQIGQVSYSSSKAGIVGLTLPVAREFADAGIRVVTIAPGLFETPMFGALPAPAREALAQMTPFPRRLGRPAEFARLVEAIVEIPMLNGTTIRLDGAIRMREK
- a CDS encoding acyl-CoA dehydratase activase — its product is MGWDLGVDLGAYSCKVVLLGPDGPVGWLAVPSGTHYTRTAQEAVERLLAANQLTLRSVRAVVATGIGAPQIDFADSVVGDVICTARGTAAAAPSVRTVIDIGSQATRVVWLDEVGRVAHFSSNEKCATGSGRFLQVIANVLRVRLEDVGALSLQSTRPVTFTTGCAVFGESEAITRVSEGVAREDILAGVHRALAEKIGSLVRTHGAKPECAVSGGGALDVGLLRQLESHMGTSLRVLDRPQMVGALGAAVLASRLAEPGTDAASAAVQRRPARRAAAAETRPRAVRLPPSPAREKAAEIRNERASRSGKAKPSPRGETP
- a CDS encoding acyl-CoA dehydratase activase, translating into MYFAGIDIGSTWTKAILIDEGAAIAGKVVQETGPEHRKLANRVVEQLLDAAGISIDDVAYLVATGYGRVNVPFADKHITELTCHATGVAYFFPSVSSAIDVGGQDAKALRIHEGKLVNFVMNDKCAAGTGRFLEVLADTLGLGLGELGPLSLEATAPAGIASICTIFAQQEIVARLSSGESIENVVAGVHEAMAGRTARMARSLGIDGEVVLTGGVAKNIGYVRAVERQLGRPVRVPEDSFITGALGAALLAQRKHAAIAREDRRPRARTLAEARFYD
- a CDS encoding 2-hydroxyacyl-CoA dehydratase family protein, whose protein sequence is MSRKEGALARKQAGRKVVGYLSVHVPLEIVEAFGMVPYRILGDIREPVTEADRGLPAAFCPYMRSVLDLALKGRFDFLDGFAMAHPCDAQEKTVRVISSMVGFPFTHFIDVPSTAHGYAIEYFRTQIENFCAQMSRYSGQPFSEQKLREAIHAYNRQRALVRELYDLNRADPPALSGRDTLDVILAVQSLPVAESVELLREVIAEARDRREGRPQTRPRTLVWGSVIDDGAYLDVIEAGGTNVVIDDLDEGTRPYQTDVEVNGDLLSALANKYLVGVQTARTFVDKGQNPLKKDHIADLGARYDHLGRFIDSWKVDGVILLSVRFCDPHGYELVDVMDYLRHLGTPFTYVEHNYSAGALAPLRTRIEAFVETLD